From a region of the Pochonia chlamydosporia 170 chromosome Unknown PCv3seq00015, whole genome shotgun sequence genome:
- a CDS encoding transposase-like protein (similar to Beauveria bassiana ARSEF 2860 XP_008603001.1) has translation MISSSRASSPVSSTPQSLVFDLPQTPTSTTPEAAADDTSQCEFHIDWGNIWHCGRRLIGAKKRPRHRRVVGTNMKESWIYRHGANLEHGGVRYWLCRLCHEKRSYSTALYASSGTAHAARHLVRQHQIVEFGDRSPCLATPFTIAAKSASSSVRPLPRQTSLGFQLASHFDERSWKSRFVDWVILEDVTFRQASSERLRWLITNGGEVASQLLPEHHTTVCSWIRQAFESRRQIIFNLVKDAKSCVHLSFDLWTASNGFHYIGVLGHFVDSQGKKRDVLLGLPRLVGPHSGENMASYIKEVIEKYEIGSKLGYFMLDNAESNDTCLETLARWFPMDTSRRRLRCVGHIINLVVRAVIFGSNVSKFEAELRGATDEFSFEIWARKGAIGRLHNLSTYIRRTDQRRQVLRRLQTELAGDDAIFTLEIVVDGKTRWNSIYDMINRALELRSAIELYQSRWQKPKHDPVHRDLTKDFLNAADWAELERFRDFLKPFYILTKTMEGNANNPEAEGGHGAVWETLKTMDYLFVKFKQAAEETQFEEPSHVKSGIDCGWTKLEDYYLKTDRTPVYRAALALHPSYGDMQSAVGSMFDEYVRQADVETQAQVELFDDEADEIEADINDYSSFGKWSIRSLNTQRKKVKATSELDLFQTRPIYPQDLDVANPLEWWNQHQLEYPVLYRMALDLFSIPGMSAES, from the exons ATGATATCTTCTAGCAGAGCGTCGAGCCCCGTGTCATCTACACCCCAGTCTCTTGTGTTCGATCTACCTCAGACTCCGACCAGTACCACCCCAGAGGCTGCAGCAGACGATACATCCCAATGCGAGTTCCATATTGACTGGGGGAACATATGGCACTGCGGTAGAAGACTCATTGGCGCCAAAAAGAGACCGCGTCACAGACGGGTTGTCGGCACGAATATGAAAGAGTCCTGGATATatcgacatggagccaatTTAGAGCACGGGGGAGTACGCTACTGGCTTTGCAGGCTCTGCCACGAAAAAAGGAGTTATTCGACGGCTTTGTACGCCTCCTCTGGGACAGCTCATGCCGCGAGACACCTAGTCCGTCAGCACCAGATCGTTGAATTTGGTGACAGGAGTCCATGCTTGGCGACTCCGTTCACCATAGCGGCCAAATCCGCGTCCTCTTCTGTACGCCCTTTGCCGCGACAGACTAGTCTAGGCTTTCAGCTCGCCTCCCACTTTGACGAAAGGTCATGGAAATCTCGTTTCGTGGACTGGGTCATCCTAGAGGATGTCACCTTCCGACAAGCATCAAGCGAGCGGCTACGGTGGTTGATTACGAACGGCGGGGAGGTTGCGAGTCAGCTACTTCCCGAGCATCACACAACAGTTTGTTCGTGGATCCGTCAAGCCTTCGAATCTCGGCGGCAGATTATCTTTAATCTCGTCAAGGACGCAAAGAGTTGCGTCCACCTTAGCTTTGATCTCTGGACTGCTTCCAACGGGTTCCACTACATTGGCGTTCTTGGCCACTTTGTGGATAGCCAGGGCAAAAAACGTGATGTCCTTCTTGGACTGCCGCGCCTAGTTGGGCCACACTCTGGTGAGAATATGGCCTCGTATATCAAGGAGGTAATCGAGAAATACGAAATAGGTTCCAAACTCGGATATTTCATGCTTGATAATGCCGAAAGTAACGACACTTGCCTAGAGACGCTTGCGAGGTGGTTCCCAATGGACACGAGCCGGCGTCGACTGCGTTGCGTAGGCCACATTATCAATCTGGTTGTCCGCGCTGTCATCTTTGGGTCAAACGTCAGTAAGTTCGAGGCGGAGCTTCGTGGGGCTACGGACGAATTTAGTTTCGAGATTTGGGCCAGGAAGGGGGCTATCGGCAGACTCCACAACCTTTCCACCTATATCCGACGGACGGACCAGCGACGACAGGTGCTTCGGCGTTTACAGACCGAGCTCGCCGGGGACGACGCAATATTTACATTGGagattgttgttgatggcaagacaCGCTGGAACTCCATTTACGATATGATCAATCGTG CACTGGAATTGCGCAGTGCCATAGAGCTCTATCAATCTCGCTGGCAAAAGCCCAAACATGATCCCGTCCACCGTGACTTAACTAAGGATTTTCTCAACGCTGCGGATTGGGCTGAACTAGAGCGCTTCCGTGACTTCCTAAAGCCGTTTTACATCCTTACGAAGACGATGGAGGGTAACGCCAACAATCCAGAGGCAGAGGGCGGGCATGGTGCGGTGTGGGAGACCCTTAAGACAATGGACTATTTGTTCGTCAAATTTAAACAGGCCGCGGAGGAAACTCAGTTCGAGGAGCCGTCCCATGTTAAGTCGGGAATTGATTGCGGATGGACGAAGCTTGAAGACTATTACCTCAAAACGGACCGTACGCCAGTCTACCGAGCGGCATTAGCGCTTCACCCATCTTATGG CGACATGCAGTCTGCTGTGGGTAGCATGTTCGATGAATATGTACGACAGGCTGACGTCGAAACCCAAGCTCAAGTGGAACTTTTTGACGACGAAGCTGATGAGATCGAAGCCGATATTAATGACTACAGTTCATTTGGGAAATGGTCAATCCGCTCTTTGAATACACAGCgaaagaaggtcaaggcaaCTAGCGAGCTTGATCTATTCCAGACACGGCCAATTTACCCCCAAGATCTCGACGTTGCCAACCCTCTTGAATGGTGGAACCAACATCAGTTGGAATATCCAGTTTTGTATCGAATGGCGCTCGACCTGTTCTCAATTCCTGGCATGAGTGCTGAAT CGTAG
- a CDS encoding ATP-dependent DNA helicase PIF1 (similar to Metarhizium acridum CQMa 102 XP_007809564.1), translated as MSSGFAYSRVQDDLISVVCARCGEENPAGDFVSKRKSAVSTKNCLDCRNQSRDAIQTLKNLSVGPSSSESPALKRTEEDAALSPPNDRSGTQHTWSERVRQCHTASTLFEASVSQPRVELGTPLPPTQQGSQLFRTLAPSPAVQRTTHPIVPLSDSATVRGSTTSVDHAYLANRYRKGGKDSQDDPSTAGARVKLAAIQRDHRSRRRVGETVSLTPTISQLGSFQGSEVAGEGIYPCAVVGIIFGLTMGHRCDPRSTTDGWVSSWGLLSKEGDDRDQFSEPDIDAEDYANVLLSPARPRRYLEQLGIEPDSESGEEDEDGDRDNASVGRSPLRRRPLQPSAQPRRGRRGPAPGTGGRPRRPRRETRTRSSRPPRRLRSPVMIPPEELAVFHAQDPVWNGDLDASALTDRDKATLREFWTKLDNDQMEYCGRCRECWFQMEIDYDGICSRCYRRDGKRGPDEPYFFSAENHLDFGPVPTRLPELTPTEEALIARVHVHVNIMLVRGQQYKYRGHVVHFLREVGLVYNQLPLLPRELNTVLLRPANTSSHANLSRQFTRQFRLRRQAVMIWLDYLRHHHPGYRCIIIDDERLSQLPEDGNVVDAIPQSQVEAADVGPEEDQEAEPELEDAAAVPDLLAKDTELDALRSILAGEPEANAMQPLATGSQGQAQHELQLPNIRHTPINEFNRSHALFSLAFPCLFPDGRADFVEPRLRSIEYKDYIEHAMRWHDGRFARHPTFRFVAFNTLMRSQARARSKFFVKQHDGTREPLTREQLIQALEHSDDPEAQALINSITRHAVSIRGTRPFWNRKRQDLEAMAARVRAGEDGIVAVLVAAESSHCCLFRDIVLRKKFNITDYWDRYEWQGRGSPHNHGLYWMENCPRTDMEDEAARDVFARTWGFHITAINPEPTRAVPQGEGNPLSVDPLSIEMTFLRLSQIVNRCQRHKCNTTYCLRVRKRTGDLARDMEGAAADIEAANVASPERECRFDFPRALRELAAIIRKEGRSYYVFEAARNDNIMNHFNPVIVLGWLANIDISPCTSLQAVITYAAKYCSKSEKKMEPYCNLADQVLPHTAHRQPLLSFSSRLMNKLIAERDYSAQEISHLLLNIPLQEGTRLVVAVDCRPLAQHARSYRVDEDVHETIGSYRKYLERNDQHEDITYLEYLQSYNLKTWWRLATQAKKRVLSYFPRYRSMESSPQFNDFCRVKLMMSRPHRSPEDLLTLDGHRFDCFAAAYKFCREQHHDTHADDHYGLPETNELGAEDDEFELEAHEEPVADEDWHELARMLPDRPLEEEDIDVLGCRDIDIDYDWTPHVGRYADDGILNGDYWKQPPSLRYGDVPLFDPGIFSVVTSCRWWKSYLINLLSAHLQAAAVWRGTPVWRAAPTGVAGNQISRTTLHSLLHLPINKDFKPLSPTDMAQLLKDIRYLIIDEKSMLGLRQLSWIDDRLREAFPNRNEEFFGGLNILLVGDFFQLPPVLQKPLYYDKEVQGVEIKGRNAYRHFDKSVFLKIVQRQRGDEQKAFRTALGELRLLQLSVESCKLLSGRVQAKLDDQEVAKFANALRVYATKDRVNEYNHYHLDRLSRPVIQVKAKNLASGARGTVYDIGWEPGADPIQDPPCVIMMEFDKYSGPVFLTTPDGRKIVPILPVDRDFLIGATLCTRTQFPLIVCYAITVHKSQSITEDVIVTDLSCRDFQTGLSYVAVSRVNTLQGLMLDAPFDRSHLFYESPPEGMKMKMRDERHRRRHVLTRNPYRTDHGSA; from the exons ATGAGTTCTGGGTTTGCTTATTCACGGGTTCAAGATGATTTGATTTCCGTTGTCTGTGCCCGCTGTGGCGAGGAAAACCCGGCTGGCGACTTCGTAAGCAAACGCAAATCTGCTGTTAGCACCAAGAACTGCTTGGACTGTCGTAACCA ATCCAGGGACGCAATCCAGACGTTGAAGAACCTCTCTGTCGGCCCTTCCTCAAGCGAGAGCCCTGCTCTCAAGAGAACAGAAGAGGATGCTGCTCTATCGCCTCCAAATGACAGATCCGGAACCCAGCATACATGGTCGGAGAGGGTACGGCAATGCCATACAGCGAGTACGTTATTTGAAGCCTCGGTAAGCCAGCCGCGTGTAGAGCTGGGGACGCCATTGCCGCCAACCCAGCAAGGCTCACAGCTCTTCCGGACACTGGCTCCCTCACCCGCCGTGCAGCGAACGACCCATCCGATCGTGCCACTGTCTGATTCAGCTACTGTCCGAGGGAGTACAACCAGTGTGGATCACGCTTACTTGGCAAATAGATACCGCAAAGGGGGGAAGGACTCGCAAGATGACCCTTCCACAGCCGGGGCGAGGGTCAAGCTGGCCGCTATCCAGCGCGACCATCGTTCGCGACGCCGTGTAGGGGAAACTGTATCACTGACGCCCACAATATCTCAGTTGGGCAGCTTTCAAGGCTCAGAggttgctggagaaggtaTATATCCCTGTGCTGTGGTTGGCATTATCTTCGGGCTGACCATGGGACATAGATGCGACCCAAGATCCACTACGGACGGGTGGGTTTCAAGTTGGGGTCTGCTATCTAAGGAAGGAGACGACAGGGACCAGTTCTCAGAGCCTGAtattgatgctgaggacTATGCCAACGTGCTGCTCTCTCCCGCTCGTCCACGCAGGTATCTCGAGCAATTGGGAATCGAGCCGGACTCTGAATCGggtgaagaagacgaggatggtgatAGGGACAATGCTTCTGTGGGCAGAAGCCCTCTTCGCCGTCGGCCGCTGCAGCCGTCCGCACAACCAAGGCGTGGCCGCCGTGGTCCCGCTCCAGGCACAGGAGggcggccaagaaggccTCGGAGGGAAACACGAACACGATCGTCGAGACCGCCACGACGTCTGCGTAGTCCAGTGATGATTCCACCGGAAGAATTGGCGGTCTTCCATGCACAAGATCCGGTGTGGAATGGCGATCTTGACGCTTCCGCCTTGACTGACCGCGATAAGGCCACCCTGCGCGAGTTCTGGACTAAGCTTGACAATGATCAGATGGAATACTGCGGCAGATGTCGCGAGTGTTGGTTTCAGATGGAAATAGATTATGACGGCATTTGCTCGCGTTGCTATCGAAGGGATGGGAAGCGTGGCCCCGACGAGCCTTacttcttctctgccgaAAATCATCTTGACTTCGGCCCCGTACCGACCCGATTGCCTGAGCTCACGCCTACGGAAGAGGCATTGATTGCTCGCGTCCACGTCCATGTGAACATCATGCTGGTGCGAGGGCAGCAGTACAAGTATCGGGGGCATGTCGTTCACTTTCTTCGCGAAGTTGGCTTGGTGTACAACCAGCTCCCGCTTTTGCCACGGGAGTTGAACACGGTATTGTTGCGTCCTGCCAACACGTCGTCACACGCCAATCTCAGCCGGCAATTTACCCGCCAGTTCCGTCTGCGCCGGCAGGCGGTTATGATATGGCTTGACTACCtccgccatcatcatcctggCTATCGATGTATCATCATCGACGACGAGCGACTGAGCCAACTGCCCGAGGACGGCAATGTGGTGGACGCCATCCCCCAAAGCCAAGTGGAGGCTGCCGACGTGGGACCGGAGGAAGATCAGGAGGCAGAGCCTGAGCTAGAGGACGCGGCTGCGGTGCCTGACCTGTTGGCCAAGGACACGGAGCTCGATGCTCTGCGGTCTATTCTCGCTGGCGAGCCAGAAGCAAATGCAATGCAGCCGCTTGCAACAGGTTCTCAAGGGCAGGCGCAGCACGAGCTGCAGCTACCGAATATACGGCACACACCGATCAATGAGTTCAATCGCTCTCATGCCCTTTTCTCATTGGCATTCCCCTGCCTCTTCCCGGACGGCAGAGCCGACTTTGTGGAGCCTCGCTTGCGGTCGATTGAGTACAAGGATTACATCGAGCACGCCATGCGGTGGCACGACGGGCGTTTTGCGCGGCACCCAACCTTCCGTTTTGTCGCATTCAACACCCTGATGCGGTCCCAAGCACGGGCGCGGTCGAAATTCTTCGTGAAGCAACATGATGGCACCCGCGAACCGCTCACGCGAGAGCAGCTTATTCAGGCTCTCGAACACAGCGATGACCCCGAGGCGCAGGCGCTGATAAACTCGATCACTAGGCATGCAGTGTCGATTCGCGGTACGCGCCCCTTTTGGAACAGGAAGAGGCAGGACCTCGAGGC AATGGCTGCGCGCGTCCGAGCCGGAGAGGATGGCATTGTCGCGGTACTTGTTGCGGCAGAATCCTCACATTGCTGCCTCTTTCGAGATATCGTGTTGCGGAAGAAGTTCAACATCACGGATTACTGGGATCGGTACGAATGGCAAGGGCGTGGTAGTCCGCACAACCATGGCTTGTACTGGATGGAAAATTGCCCCCGaaccgacatggaggatgaAGCCGCTCGTGATGTATTTGCACGCACGTGGGGATTCCACATCACTGCCATTAACCCCGAGCCGACTAGGGCTGTGCCTCAGGGTGAGGGTAATCCGCTGAGCGTGGATCCCCTAAGCATCGAGATGACATTCCTGCGACTCTCGCAAATTGTCAACCGTTGCCAGCGTCACAAGTGCAATACCACGTACTGCTTGCGTGTGAGGAAGAGAACCGGCGACCTGgcaagggacatggaagggGCTGCCGCAGACATCGAGGCAGCCAATGTTGCCAGTCCAGAGAGGGAGTGTCGGTTCGACTTCCCTCGCGCTCTGCGGGAGCTGGCCGCAATTATCAGGAAGGAGGGAAGGTCGTACTACGTCTTCGAGGCGGCCCgcaacgacaacatcatgAACCACTTCAATCCTGTCATTGTCCTAGGCTGGCTTGCCAATATCGACATATCTCCGTGCACCAGCCTACAGGCGGTCATTACGTACGCTGCGAAGTATTGCAGCAAATccgagaagaagatggaacCTTATTGCAATCTTGCAGACCAGGTTTTGCCGCACACAGCACACCGTCAGCCCCTATTGTCATTCTCCTCACGTCTTATGAATAAGCTGATTGCCGAGAGGGATTACTCAGCGCAGGAGATTTCCCATCTGCTGCTCAACATTCCTCTGCAAGAAGGCACACGGTTGGTGGTCGCAGTGGACTGCCGTCCGTTGGCGCAACATGCGCGTTCTTATCGCGTCGACGAAGATGTCCATGAGACCATTGGGAGCTACAGGAAATATCTGGAGAGGAATGACCAACATGAAGATATAACCTACCTTGAATACCTGCAATCGTACAATCTCAAGACGTGGTGGAGACTCGCTACTCAGGCGAAGAAGAGGGTCCTGTCTTACTTCCCTCGATACAGGTCCATGGAGTCATCTCCCCAGTTTAATGACTTCTGCCGTGTCAAATTGATGATGTCTCGTCCACATCGCTCTCCAGAGGACTTGCTCACTCTGGACGGGCATCGGTTCGATTGCTTCGCGGCTGCGTACAAGTTTTGCAGAGAGCAGCACCACGACACCCATGCGGACGATCATTATGGGCTACCAGAGACAAATGAACTGGGGGCAGAGGACGATGAATTCGAACTAGAGGCCCACGAAGAGCCTGTTGCGGACGAGGACTGGCATGAACTCGCCCGCATGCTTCCGGACCGCCcgctggaggaagaggatatCGACGTGCTCGGCTGCCGAGATATTGACATCGATTATGATTGGACCCCTCACGTTGGACGGTatgctgatgatggaatTCTCAACGGCGACTACTGGAAGCAAC CGCCTAGTCTACGATACGGTGATGTACCACTTTTTGACCCAGGAATCTTCTCAGTTGTTACTTCATGTAGATGGTGGAAGTCATACCTCATTAATCTGCTCTCCGCGCACCTCCAAGCCGCAGCTGTGTGGAGAGGGACACCCGTTTGGCGTGCCGCGCCAACGGGCGTCGCGGGGAATCAAATATCGCGCACCACCTTGCACTCCCTGCTGCACCTCCCAATCAACAAGGACTTCAAGCCCCTGTCGCCCACTGACATGGCCCAGCTCCTGAAGGACATCAGGTACCTGATCATCGACGAGAAGAGCATGTTGGGACTGCGTCAGCTATCATGGATCGATGACCGTCTCCGCGAAGCGTTCCCGAATAGGAATGAGGAATTCTTTGGTGGACTAAATATACTGTTGGTTGGCGACTTCTTTCAACTTCCCCCCGTGCTGCAGAAGCCGCTTTACTACGACAAGGAGGTACAAGGAGTGGAGATCAAAGGCAGGAACGCGTATAGACACTTCGATAAATCGGTCTTCTTGAAAATTGTCCAGCGGCAACGGGGCGACGAACAGAAGGCGTTTCGCACAGCTCTCGGGGAATTACGGCTGCTCCAACTATCGGTGGAGTCCTGTAAGCTCCTTTCCGGTCGGGTACAGGCAAAGCTAGATGATCAAGAGGTCGCCAAGTTCGCCAACGCCTTACGAGTATACGCCACTAAAGATAGGGTGAACGAATATAATCACTACCACCTTGATCGCCTCAGCCGGCCAGTCATTCAAGTCAAGGCTAAGAAT ttgGCCTCCGGCGCTCGCGGTACAGTCTACGACATTGGCTGGGAACCTGGGGCTGATCCAATCCAAGACCCTCCCTGCGTCatcatgatggagtttgacaaATACAGCGGGCCGGTGTTCCTGACCACCCCCGATGGCAGGAAGATTGTTCCGATCCTCCCAGTAGACAGGGACTTCCTCATTGGAGCCACTCTTTGCACTCGCACCCAGTTTCCCCTGATCGTATGCTACGCCATTACTGTTCACAAGTCGCAAAGCATCACTGAAGATGTGATTGTCACAGATCTCTCCTGTAGGGACTTTCAGACTGGTTTGAGCTACGTAGCTGTCTCTCGCGTGAACACGCTCCAGGGCCTGATGCTGGATGCGCCCTTTGATCGTAGTCACCTGTTTTACGAGTCTCCACCAGAGGgcatgaagatgaagatgagagaTGAGCGGCATAGGAGACGACACGTTCTTACACGGAATCCATATAGAACGGACCACGGCTCTGCGTAA